GTATCGTGACTCAAACGCTTTCCTCCTCGTCCTCAGTGTCGGAAACATGATAGGAGTGACCGAACATATCCCGATTTAATTGCTCAACGGCTTCTCGGTCAAACCATACAGTACGAGTGGATCCATCTGTCTTGCAATAAGTCACATGAACTTTCCCCGCATCCTCCGAAGTGACATCAAATGACGTCAGCTCGTGGTCATCCGACAAAATTTGCGCAAAAAAGAGAAGTGTCTCCCTTGCCGCCTCATCGTCAGGTCGGGCGGAGGAAACCCACTTCATCTGCAGCCAATAAAACAAAGCATCCATTAACGACATAACCGCTTCCCCCTCCAAGTAAAACAGCAATTAATTAGATGGGTACCAGTAAAAACAATACTAGCTTATTGAGAATCTGCTGAATTCACACGAGGTGAACCGTTCTTCTTATTATCGCGGTATGCTTTGCGTTTGTCGTAAAACTGTCTCATCCGAAGAAGAAGCATCATTCCTACCGCTACAGCCATGCACTGTATAATAGGTAATTTGTCGAGCTGGAGCAAGAGCAGAATGAAACAGCCAAGCGCCAGAACAACATGAACGAGTATTTCCTTGAGAATTGGAAGCTTACCTGTTCTGAATACGGCATTAAAAATATAAATCGTACAGGCGACGATGAGCAGATAGGAAATCACTATGTGATCATGGAACCACTGCTGCATAGAAAACACTCCTTCACGATATAACGTATGAGCAAACTACAAAGTTGCAAGTTAAGTATAAAGAAATTGGCCGTCCGAGGGACGGCTAATTTCTTTTGTTATTCGATTAAACTCCAGCTTCAGCTGTACGACGTTGCTTTTCCGAACGCTCGCGCTCACTTTTGTTCAGGAACTTTTTACGAAGGCGAATGCTCTTAGGAGTAATCTCACAAAGCTCGTCGTCGTTCAAATATTCCAAAGCTTCTTCCAGAGACATCAGGCGCGGAGACTTCAGCTTTACTGTTTCCTCTTTGTTAGCTGTACGAATGTTGTTCAAAGCTTTTTCTTTACAAATGTTAACGACAATATCATTATCGCGAGTATGCTCGCCTACAATCATACCTTCGTAAACATCAAGTCCCGGCTCCAAGAAAAGAATACCGCGATCTTCTACAGACATCATTCCATACATCGTTGTTTTACCGGATTCGCTCGCGATAAGCACGCCTTGATGACGTCCGCCAACCTGTCCACCGATCATTGGTCCATAGCTGTCGAACGCATGGTTCATAACGCCATAACCACGAGTCAATGTAAGGAAGTTCGTGCGGTAACCGATCAAGCCACGAGCAGGAATCAAGAACTCAAGACGAACTTGGCCTGTTCCATTGTTGATCATGTTAACCATTTCCGCTTTACGCGTTCCTAGGCTTTCCATGACCGCTCCCATGCTCTCTTCCGGCACGTCAATTAGCAAGCGCTCGATAGGCTCACTCTTCACACCGTCAACCATCTTAAGAATAACCTCAGGCTTAGATACTTGAATCTCGAAGCCTTCACGACGCATATTCTCAATCAGAATTCCTAGATGCAATTCACCACGACCACTAACAACAAACGCATCTGGGCTATCGGTTTCTTCTACACGCAAGCTCACATCTGTTTCGATTTCTTTGAACAGACGCTCACGTAGCTTACGGGATGTTACCCATTTACCTTCACGGCCTACAAACGGGCTATTATTAACTAGGAAAGTCATTTGCAGTGTAGGCTCATCAATAGCCAGTACTGGCAAAGCTTCCGGATTAGCTGGATCAGCAATCGTTTCACCGATATTGATTTCTCTTAGACCCGCAATAGCAACAATGTCACCAGCTGCAGCTTCTTCAACTTCTATCCGCTTCAGACCTTGGAATCCGAACAGCTTCTCAATACGTGCTTGCTTGATCTGGCCTTCACGGTTAATAACCGCAACGACTTGACCTTGGCTAATACGACCGCGATTAACACGACCGATCGCAATACGTCCCATATATTCATTATAATCAAGCAAAGTTACCAGGAATTGTAAAGGCTCATCCGGATTTTCCTTCGGAGACGGGATGTGCTCAAGAATCATCTCATACAAAGGCTCCATTGTCGTTTGCAGATCATCAGGGGTATTACCAGCAATACCATTCAAACCGGAAGCATATACTACCGGGAATTCTAGCTGCTCATCAGTAGCTTCAAGCTCGATGAACAATTCAAGCACTTCATCCACCACTTCAGCTGGACGAGCTGCGGGACGGTCAATTTTGTTCAAAACAACTACAGGAGTCAATCCTTGCTGTAGTGCTTTACGAAGTACGAATTTAGTTTGGGGCATACAGCCCTCGAAAGCATCAACAACCAGAAGAACACCGTCAACCATCTTCATAATCCGCTCAACTTCACCACCGAAGTCGGCATGTCCTGGTGTATCCACAATGTTAATCAAATTATCTTTATACTGTACTGCAGTGTTTTTCGCCAAAATAGTAATACCACGTTCCCGCTCCAAATCATTGGAGTCCATAGCACGATCTTGAAGCTGCTCGTTGTCACGGAAAGTTCCAGACTGACGTAGCAATTGGTCAACAAGGGTCGTCTTCCCGTGGTCAACGTGGGCAATAATAGCGATATTACGAATACGGTCTCTTGAATGCATAATTCCACTCCTCATTTATCTGTGAACCCTAATTATAGGGTTCTCTAAATCCACAAAACAAAACGTCGACACGAGGCCGACGTTAATTTGCATCACCGGTACGTTTGACATAGCGCTAGTACAACAACTCTCGCCAGTCTCCATCCCTTCTATTATACGCTACAATTAATCAAAAGCCAACTATAAGTTAAAAAATCACAGCACTACCACGTACGAGGCCGACGTAGAACGAGCCACACCCCAACACCGATGAGAGCAGCAGCCAATAAGTATATTCCCCATGTCCAAAGCAACGTCATAAAGAACGCGACAAGGGATAATACTGCAAGCCCGACAGCCGTTGTCCATAACTGCTTGGAGCGGCTATAGCCGAATACGTAAAATTCATAAAGTCCAACCGCAACTGCAAAAGGAAATAGCGGCCATAAGTATTTCATTAATCCCCATCCAAACCAATTACCGATTAACAGTAATACTGAAACGACCGTCAAGATTCCGGCTGGAATCAAAGCTGCTGAAGGCAGCATACGACCAAAATAGAGCACATGCAGCAACACGCCAGGAATTAAAATAAACAGCGGCCAAAACACAGCACCGATGTAA
This portion of the Cohnella abietis genome encodes:
- a CDS encoding YlaH-like family protein: MQQWFHDHIVISYLLIVACTIYIFNAVFRTGKLPILKEILVHVVLALGCFILLLLQLDKLPIIQCMAVAVGMMLLLRMRQFYDKRKAYRDNKKNGSPRVNSADSQ
- the typA gene encoding translational GTPase TypA, with translation MHSRDRIRNIAIIAHVDHGKTTLVDQLLRQSGTFRDNEQLQDRAMDSNDLERERGITILAKNTAVQYKDNLINIVDTPGHADFGGEVERIMKMVDGVLLVVDAFEGCMPQTKFVLRKALQQGLTPVVVLNKIDRPAARPAEVVDEVLELFIELEATDEQLEFPVVYASGLNGIAGNTPDDLQTTMEPLYEMILEHIPSPKENPDEPLQFLVTLLDYNEYMGRIAIGRVNRGRISQGQVVAVINREGQIKQARIEKLFGFQGLKRIEVEEAAAGDIVAIAGLREINIGETIADPANPEALPVLAIDEPTLQMTFLVNNSPFVGREGKWVTSRKLRERLFKEIETDVSLRVEETDSPDAFVVSGRGELHLGILIENMRREGFEIQVSKPEVILKMVDGVKSEPIERLLIDVPEESMGAVMESLGTRKAEMVNMINNGTGQVRLEFLIPARGLIGYRTNFLTLTRGYGVMNHAFDSYGPMIGGQVGGRHQGVLIASESGKTTMYGMMSVEDRGILFLEPGLDVYEGMIVGEHTRDNDIVVNICKEKALNNIRTANKEETVKLKSPRLMSLEEALEYLNDDELCEITPKSIRLRKKFLNKSERERSEKQRRTAEAGV